A stretch of Dysidea avara chromosome 5, odDysAvar1.4, whole genome shotgun sequence DNA encodes these proteins:
- the LOC136255306 gene encoding uncharacterized protein, which produces MQNKIEIHCSMSPLEVKRIILNSFKALQSSSFIYMSVDAMHKFSKDTAQDKDGNAIVDQGKRGTIYTMEQTAVNMESRDNSNSNAVVVDAEEQSGGDDGDPVSSNHGVDVPPPVVVIDGQEDDDAKLPPVMFGRSRKPEDSRRNETLNERRELLREQDIAYEESL; this is translated from the exons ATGCAGAATAAAATCGAGATCCATTGTAGTATGTCCCCATTAGAAGTCAAGAGAATCATTCTCAATTCTTTTAAAGCACTACAGTCATCGTCATTTATTTACATGAGTGTTGATGCTATGCATAAGTTTTCCAAGGACACAGCTCAAGACAAGGATGGCAATGCAATAGTTGACCAAGGTAAGCGTGGAACCATTTACACTATGGAACAGACAGCT GTTAATATGGAAAGTCGGGATAATAGTAATAGCAACGCAGTAGTTGTTGATGCAGAAGAACAGAGTGGTGGTGATGATGGTGATCCTGTGTCAAGTAATCATGGTGTGGACGTGCCACCACCCGTTGTTGTAATTGATGGTCAGGAG GATGATGACGCTAAATTGCCTCCGGTAATGTTTGGAAGGTCTCGTAAACCAGAAGATAGTAGGAGGAAT GAGACATTAAATGAAAGACGTGAGCTCTTGAGAGAACAAGACATAGCTTATGAAGAAAGTCTTTGA